One Cydia pomonella isolate Wapato2018A chromosome 15, ilCydPomo1, whole genome shotgun sequence DNA window includes the following coding sequences:
- the LOC133525853 gene encoding protein FAM177A1-like, whose product MESKHEVPSDQTDICINRRVKLMHFSDGVEEVIEQENVSELDAAPKHEETVDPKSLDWGPWISHYAWKSGTKVLNAVDYAGESLANFFGITTPKYQIEIEEHERVVEEQRKMEEDSVGWVPKNGGGDVPLVLTEPIKEVEKPGEV is encoded by the exons ATGGAAAGTAAACATGAAGTACCAAGTGATCAAACTGATATTTGTATCAACAGGCGAGTGAAATTGATGCATTTCAGTGACGGCGTAGAAGAAGTTATAGAACAAGAAAATGTTAGCGAATTAGATGCTGCACCCAAGCATGAAGAAACCGTTGATCCG AAATCCCTGGACTGGGGTCCATGGATCTCCCACTATGCCTGGAAATCCGGCACCAAAGTCCTTAACGCTGTAGATTATGCTGGCGAGTCATTGGCCAACTTCTTCGGTATCACCACACCCAAGTACCAGATAGAGATAGAAGAGCACGAGAGGGTTGTTGAAGAGCAGAGGAAGATGGAAGAGGATTCTGTTGGTTGGGTACCGAAGAATGGCGGTGGGGATGTTCCGTTGGTGTTGACAGAACCTATAAAAGAAGTTGAGAAGCCCGGAGAAGTATAG